ATTTCATCAATACGGTTAATCGTAGTTCCGCCATAAATGTGACTTGCTACTTGTGCAATAATTTGTGCAGTTACGGCAGTTGCGGTTGCGATTGATTTTGGTGTATCAATTTCCGCATTACCCATTTTAAAGCCACCAGTTAACATGCCTTTTAAATCAATTAGCATACAGTTAAACATTGGGAAAAATGGTGCGTAATCTAAATCGTGGTAGTGGATCTCACCACGCTCGTGAGCTTGTACAATATCACGAGGTAAAATATGACGAGTTGCGTAGTGCTTAGCAACAATACCCGCTAATAAATCACGTTGAGTTGGAATCACTTTACCGTCTTTATTTGCGTTTTCATTCAGTAGCTCAGCATTACTTTGTTCAATCAGACCACTAATTTCCTTATTTAGTACGCTGATTTTTTCACGAGCAATATCTCTATCATGACGATATTCAATATAAGCACGAGCAAGCACTTTATGTGGTCCTTGCATTAATTCGTTTTCAACCAGTTCTTGAATCTGGCGAATGCCCACTTCTTGTTGTCCCTGTAATGCAATCTCAACAGCATGAGCAACTAATTTAGCGTAACTCTCTATCTCAGGAGTCACCTGCTCTGAAGCACCTTTTACAGCGTCAATTATACGAGAACTTTTATATGCTGCGCGACTTCCATCTCGCTTGATTACAGTTATATTCACAGTGACTCCAAATACTAAATAGTGGGGGTGTTGAACTAGCCAACACAAGATGTGGTGTATTAGGCTCGATCTGAGAATAAAATACTTTGATCTAGATCAATCTAATTTTATGGGTGATTCTACTTTCACCACTGCTTTAAGATTGTTCTCACTTTCGTTGCAATGTATGAAAATGAAACATTTTTTTGTGTGCTAAGTGGTAAATTTTTAATTAAACTGCTTGCGATTTCTGGAGGACTTATGAATCAACGAATTACTCGAACACTGATTTTTTTAATGCTTACTTTTAGTTCATTTTCAAGCTATGCGATCACATTATCGACATGGAATATGGAATGGTTAACGCTCTCGCCTTCTGAAAAATTTCGCTCATCAGATCGAAGTCAACAAGATTTTGAGCAGCTAAATTTTTACTTTTCGCAATCCAATAGCAAAATTTTAGCTTTTCAAGAAGTCGATTCAAAAGAAGCAATCCAAAGAATAGTGGGAAATGATTATAAAATTTACCTCTCTGATCGTTCTTTAAACTCAAAACTTCAGTTTACCGACATAAATCAATACACAGGTTTCGCCGTTCATCAGTCAATCCCTGTTATAGATCCTAATGATTTTTCATTATTACCAAAGAAAAAAACCAGCAAGTTGCGTTATGCCACTTATATTGTGGCTGATATAGGCAATCCATCACGTCCAGTACACCTCTTATCTGTGCATCTAAAATCTGGATGTCTAGGACAAAAAAAGAAAAATTATTCGTGTTCGACGTTAAAGCAACAAACTGATGAAGTAATAGAATGGATTAACTCTCGTGAAGCCAATAATGAAGAGTATCTAATTTTGGGGGATTTCAATCATACTCTTGCGCATCCGAGAAGCTGGTTATGGAAGAATATAAAGAGTAATACTTCTGATACACCATTATTACTAACTGAAGATACAAAAGCTCGTTGCACAGTTAAGCAATGGAAACGAGACTGGCCTAAGTACACGACATTCACTCGTTTGATCGATCATGGCATTACAAATATCTCGAATCGTTCTTTCCAAGTGACTCAGCAACAATTTACGGAAGCCGATGTCAAAAAATATCAACTGAGTGATCATTGCCCTATTTTATTTGAAATGAATAATTAACTCTCTTTTATTAAACATATAAAAAAGGAACGCACCTTGCGCTCCTTTTACATATGGAGAATTAAAACTTAGCCCCACTATCCATTTTAGTTTGACTAAAATTCATCGGCTCTTTTGTTTCTTCTTTTTTCTCTGTTACTGAAACCACATCTTCTACATTGTCTGCTGTAATCTCATTTTCAGTAGCTGAAGTATTTGGCTCTTCTCCAACCATAAATTCATTTTCATCAGGAAAATAACTTTCTCGTTGATACAGCTTATCCAAAGATTTAATGATGGCGTGTTTTTTAAGCTTACCTTTACTCATTTTTTCATAAAGTGGTTTTGCCATGCTTTGCAATCCAATTACCGCATCCACCCCAACCAAATGTCCGACATGATCTCGTCGAGAAACAGCAGCTTCAATACCATTTTTAGCAGCAAGCCATAACCAAATATAAGCTATTGAATTACCTTTTTCATTAGTATCAGCCCCCATTTCACCAGCGAAATATTGCGCTTTAGCATCACCAGATTCAGCTGCAACTTCTAACCAATACGTTGCTTTCTTCGGATCTACAGCGACACCTCGCCCTTCAGCATATTGCTTACCGATACGGATCTGCGCTTCAACATTATCAAGCATCGCTGCTCGTAAATTCCATTCCGCTGCTAATTTTGCATTCGGTTGCGGGTTAGCTTCTGCAACATACCAATCGGCAATAAACAATTGTGCAGGGATATGATTAGCTTCTGCGGCTTCAGTTATTAACGCAATGCCTTTTTCAATATTAGCTTCAACGCCTTTACCTTGTAAAAAAGCAATACCAAGCGCTAATTTATCCTCAGGTCCACCTTCTTCAGCCGCTACCACTTTCCCCCAAAATGTCGATTTCTCTTTTAGTTCAGGGTTATCACGGCGACTATCACATAAACGAATAACAGAACGAATAGCAATACTGTTGTTTAAATTGGCTGCCATTTCATACCAATGTAGCGCTTCTTCAAAATTACTCATTTCTGCTTCTTTAGCTAAAAAGAGTTGAGTTGAAATATGACCTGTTTGTGCTTTATATACTCGTTCTTGTCTTTCTGCTGCTCGAGCTTCTGCAAGCGCACGACGATAAGAGCTCTCTTCAAGCTCTTTTCTTTTTTCTATTTTCTTCTGTTTTTGATTCGCAAAGAAAAAGTTGATACATACAATTGCGAGTAAAATTAACAATCCTACGACTGCTATTTGAATCCAATTCATCCGACACCATATTCTATTAAATTTAGTTACCTTTTTTATTATCGACATAAATGTTAAAAACATAAAAAAAAGTTTGTGATTTCCTCCTAATTTTCAGCTTATTATCAATTTTCTCGATAAATAAATTTCCTACGACTATTTTTTGTTTGAATTATTTAAAGATCGGGATTACTATCCAGATCATTGGGGAGTAGTCACAAGATTTAATACTTAATCTTGTTCAGATATCGTCATCCCGAAGCTTCGCTTCCGGTATCTGTAAGTAGGCAAAGGTTGCCAATCGCTTTGACAAGACCAAAACCATAACATTAATTTTTATTGTTTGTGGTGGAAGGTCTATGCTCTTTATTCATGCCTATTCCTTTCACCTCTATTTAAGGAATACTTATGTCACCGTTAACTTGGGAACTCTTTGGTTTCGTTGTTCTCGCTATGTTCGCTCTTGATCTATTTCAAACAAGAAAAGATACACCAAGCCTTAAAAAAGCATTAGTTTGGTCTTTATTCTGGTTTGTTCTTGCATTTGTTTTTTGTGCTGTCATTTATCTTTACTGGCCATTAATGGCTCCAGAAAGTAGTTATACACGCACCGATGCTAGTGTTGCTTTCCTTACCGGCTATTTGCTTGAAAAAATGCTAAGTGTCGATAACCTTTTTGTTTTCGCATTAATTTTTAGTCAATTCGCCGTTCCAGAGTCAAGTCGTCCACGTATTCTGTTATGGGGTATTATTGGTGCCCTTGCTTTACGTGCAGTAATGATTTTTGTTGGCGCAGAATTATTAGCTCAGTACCACTGGATCCTATACATCTTTGCTGTATTCCTAATCATTACTGGTGTGAAATTATGGTTTGCAGATACGGAAGAAAACAGTGATTTTGCGTCATCAAAATTGGTTATGTTCTTTAAAAAGCACATTCCATTTGATGACAAATACCATGGCAATCAACTGTTTGCTAAAGTAAGCGGAAAAACAATTGCAACGCCTCTATTACTAGTGGTTAT
The window above is part of the Aliivibrio fischeri ATCC 7744 = JCM 18803 = DSM 507 genome. Proteins encoded here:
- a CDS encoding TerC/Alx family metal homeostasis membrane protein, whose amino-acid sequence is MSPLTWELFGFVVLAMFALDLFQTRKDTPSLKKALVWSLFWFVLAFVFCAVIYLYWPLMAPESSYTRTDASVAFLTGYLLEKMLSVDNLFVFALIFSQFAVPESSRPRILLWGIIGALALRAVMIFVGAELLAQYHWILYIFAVFLIITGVKLWFADTEENSDFASSKLVMFFKKHIPFDDKYHGNQLFAKVSGKTIATPLLLVVIVIMFTDIMFALDSIPAIFAITQEPFLVFAANVFALLGLRSLYFVLQGMLDKFCYLQPALAFILSFIGIKMFLVGTKYEVPTVISLLTIVAIITLAIIGSIYKNRSQQQEVQD
- a CDS encoding tetratricopeptide repeat protein, translated to MNWIQIAVVGLLILLAIVCINFFFANQKQKKIEKRKELEESSYRRALAEARAAERQERVYKAQTGHISTQLFLAKEAEMSNFEEALHWYEMAANLNNSIAIRSVIRLCDSRRDNPELKEKSTFWGKVVAAEEGGPEDKLALGIAFLQGKGVEANIEKGIALITEAAEANHIPAQLFIADWYVAEANPQPNAKLAAEWNLRAAMLDNVEAQIRIGKQYAEGRGVAVDPKKATYWLEVAAESGDAKAQYFAGEMGADTNEKGNSIAYIWLWLAAKNGIEAAVSRRDHVGHLVGVDAVIGLQSMAKPLYEKMSKGKLKKHAIIKSLDKLYQRESYFPDENEFMVGEEPNTSATENEITADNVEDVVSVTEKKEETKEPMNFSQTKMDSGAKF
- a CDS encoding exonuclease/endonuclease/phosphatase family protein, whose protein sequence is MNQRITRTLIFLMLTFSSFSSYAITLSTWNMEWLTLSPSEKFRSSDRSQQDFEQLNFYFSQSNSKILAFQEVDSKEAIQRIVGNDYKIYLSDRSLNSKLQFTDINQYTGFAVHQSIPVIDPNDFSLLPKKKTSKLRYATYIVADIGNPSRPVHLLSVHLKSGCLGQKKKNYSCSTLKQQTDEVIEWINSREANNEEYLILGDFNHTLAHPRSWLWKNIKSNTSDTPLLLTEDTKARCTVKQWKRDWPKYTTFTRLIDHGITNISNRSFQVTQQQFTEADVKKYQLSDHCPILFEMNN